From the Acidilutibacter cellobiosedens genome, one window contains:
- a CDS encoding DUF4315 family protein, translating into MSKKREKILLEISKTKEKIAELQEKLRELEQQKMGIENTEIVALVRSTKMNTIELSEFLKAYREKNDASFFNQKQEETIHEEK; encoded by the coding sequence ATGAGTAAAAAAAGAGAAAAAATCCTTTTGGAAATCTCAAAGACTAAAGAAAAGATTGCGGAATTACAAGAAAAGCTCCGTGAACTGGAACAGCAGAAAATGGGGATTGAAAACACAGAGATTGTGGCACTTGTCCGCAGTACAAAAATGAATACCATCGAGTTATCTGAATTTTTAAAGGCGTATCGTGAGAAAAACGATGCGTCTTTTTTCAATCAAAAACAGGAGGAAACCATCCATGAAGAAAAGTAA
- a CDS encoding YodL domain-containing protein has protein sequence MADNSKTKERLKEITDSIENGIKELFESDKYQQYLRTMSRFHSYSLNNTVLIAMQKPDATLVAGFNKWRDQFSRNVKKGERSIKIIAPTPYKVKKEQEKVDPVTKAPMLDTNGKVLTEEVEIKIPMYKVVSVFDVSQTEGKPLPTLAENLTGDVKYFEIFMEALKRSSPVPLFFEKMPEDTDGYFHTTKQHIAIREGMSEIQTVSATIHEIAHSKLHNYEKERQEKVQSDENDEPIKPISRQTEEVEAESISFAVCSYYGIKTDENSFGYIAAWSKGKDLPELRASLETISKTSSALIEDIDRHFAEIVKEKGIDLSAEKEKLPAYYLTADKVNAIVTDYGTEGKLVSGELELLIQNVGTLANSINNKLIMWQSDHMGEGVPADVEQNIVEQQISALSKELAPKELAYQMGDFYFSIQTIEDGYDYSIYDKDYNLLDGGVYDDPDISIYKAIDYILEDEPAMDFSTAKDIDYEELTEKADQAWQESVAVKKAEVLSDEPMQEHTYPLPDPDISILDRNSYGYLYDEMLPLTKERATELFEQDLTVYLLYEDNTEAMAFDLKDIDNHGGIFGMERTDWIASKDFEELNAAERFSVLELEQRFLESPADAYAIYQLKSGDKYRDYSFEGLKSLENRGLSVERDNYNIVYSDKFTGFASTRERLEELWERFNIDHPDNFKGHSLSVSDIIAIKHNGIVTYHYCDSFDFVKLTKFLESVPLVPDSFLTGDRIDTPRGSFSLTSMTKEQMSAAGYGVHHTSDNGSYYIMGNGTHAFAVRNEDNPLRTAEMSTERNYNQIDGIINNQPTVAELEQTVKAGGQISLLNLSRAIREDKKEKRISVVEQLKNQSVANKEKQKTAPYTSAEMER, from the coding sequence ATGGCAGATAACAGTAAAACCAAAGAACGGTTAAAAGAGATTACGGACAGCATAGAAAATGGCATAAAAGAGCTTTTTGAAAGCGATAAATATCAGCAGTACCTACGCACCATGTCTCGCTTTCACAGCTATTCCCTGAATAACACTGTACTCATTGCTATGCAAAAACCCGATGCCACCCTTGTGGCAGGATTTAATAAATGGCGTGACCAATTTTCCCGGAATGTAAAAAAGGGAGAACGGAGCATTAAAATCATTGCCCCTACACCCTATAAGGTAAAAAAGGAACAAGAAAAAGTTGACCCTGTGACAAAGGCTCCTATGCTTGATACAAATGGTAAGGTATTGACGGAGGAAGTGGAAATTAAAATTCCAATGTATAAGGTGGTATCGGTGTTTGATGTTTCCCAAACAGAGGGGAAACCACTGCCCACCCTTGCGGAAAATCTGACCGGAGATGTAAAGTATTTTGAGATTTTCATGGAGGCATTAAAGCGTTCTTCCCCTGTGCCTTTATTCTTTGAAAAAATGCCGGAAGATACAGACGGATACTTTCATACCACGAAACAGCATATCGCCATTCGTGAGGGCATGAGTGAAATACAGACGGTTTCAGCTACAATCCATGAGATTGCCCATTCAAAGCTACACAACTATGAAAAGGAAAGACAGGAAAAGGTACAGTCTGATGAAAATGACGAGCCGATAAAACCCATAAGCAGACAGACGGAGGAAGTTGAGGCAGAAAGCATTTCTTTTGCTGTCTGCTCCTACTATGGAATTAAGACCGATGAAAACAGCTTTGGATATATTGCCGCTTGGAGTAAGGGTAAGGACTTGCCGGAACTGCGTGCCTCTTTGGAAACCATCAGCAAAACTTCCTCTGCTCTCATAGAGGATATTGACAGGCACTTTGCAGAGATTGTGAAAGAAAAAGGTATTGACCTGTCTGCTGAAAAAGAAAAACTTCCTGCCTACTACCTGACAGCTGATAAGGTAAACGCCATCGTGACTGATTATGGAACAGAGGGGAAATTGGTGTCAGGGGAACTGGAATTACTGATACAGAATGTAGGTACTCTCGCCAACAGCATCAATAATAAGCTGATTATGTGGCAAAGTGACCATATGGGAGAGGGTGTTCCTGCTGATGTGGAGCAGAATATCGTGGAACAGCAGATTTCAGCTTTAAGCAAGGAGTTAGCTCCCAAAGAACTGGCTTACCAAATGGGGGATTTCTATTTTTCCATTCAGACCATCGAAGATGGCTATGATTACTCTATCTATGATAAGGACTACAATCTCCTTGACGGAGGCGTGTATGATGACCCCGATATTTCTATCTATAAGGCAATAGATTATATCTTGGAGGATGAGCCTGCAATGGATTTTTCCACTGCCAAAGATATTGACTATGAAGAATTGACGGAAAAGGCAGATCAGGCTTGGCAAGAAAGTGTTGCAGTTAAAAAGGCTGAGGTTTTATCTGATGAACCAATGCAGGAACACACCTACCCTCTGCCCGACCCTGATATAAGTATTTTAGACCGTAATTCTTATGGTTACTTATATGATGAAATGCTGCCCCTCACAAAAGAACGGGCAACCGAATTGTTTGAACAGGACTTAACAGTGTACTTGCTTTATGAGGACAATACGGAGGCTATGGCATTTGACCTGAAAGATATAGACAACCATGGCGGAATCTTTGGCATGGAACGTACTGACTGGATTGCCTCTAAAGACTTTGAGGAATTGAACGCGGCTGAAAGATTCTCTGTATTAGAGTTGGAGCAGAGATTTTTAGAAAGTCCTGCTGATGCCTATGCCATTTATCAGCTCAAAAGCGGTGACAAATATCGTGATTACAGCTTTGAGGGACTGAAATCATTAGAAAACCGTGGTCTTTCAGTAGAGCGTGATAACTACAACATTGTATATTCAGATAAGTTTACAGGTTTTGCATCTACAAGAGAGCGGCTTGAAGAACTTTGGGAGCGTTTCAATATTGACCACCCCGACAACTTCAAAGGTCATTCCTTATCGGTCAGTGACATCATTGCCATTAAGCATAACGGCATTGTAACATACCATTACTGTGATAGTTTTGACTTCGTAAAGCTGACAAAGTTTTTAGAGTCTGTACCACTTGTGCCGGACAGTTTCTTGACGGGAGATAGGATTGATACACCACGAGGGAGTTTTTCCTTGACTTCCATGACAAAGGAGCAGATGTCGGCAGCCGGATATGGTGTTCATCACACTTCGGATAACGGCAGCTATTACATCATGGGAAACGGTACTCATGCATTTGCCGTTAGAAATGAGGACAATCCACTCCGTACTGCCGAGATGTCAACCGAGCGGAACTACAATCAGATTGATGGCATTATCAATAATCAGCCTACTGTGGCAGAACTGGAACAGACAGTCAAGGCAGGCGGCCAGATTTCCCTTTTAAATCTCTCTCGTGCAATTCGGGAAGATAAAAAGGAAAAACGGATTTCTGTGGTGGAACAGCTTAAGAACCAATCTGTTGCAAACAAAGAAAAGCAAAAAACAGCACCCTACACGAGTGCAGAAATGGAGCGATGA
- a CDS encoding DUF4366 domain-containing protein: MKKSNIRIFAALFAVVLCFTIFPATAFAGGGEEEIPLIPEVTEIPKSDPVPLTPDGNLTLVDDVAGENAEDKQFVTLVSKNGNYFYLVIDRAGDKENVYFLNLVDEADLLALIEGETTKQPQVPQVCNCTDLCEDGKVDPNCPLCKNDLTKCTGKTTTPTHAPESKEKKDGGTGGTLLLLLIVGMIVGGAFYYFKVLKNKPNTKGNTALEEYDFEDDEDTDEGEYEKEYEVEGAEESEADSL; this comes from the coding sequence ATGAAGAAAAGTAATATTCGTATTTTTGCTGCTTTGTTTGCAGTTGTCCTTTGCTTTACCATCTTTCCTGCTACAGCCTTTGCAGGAGGTGGCGAAGAAGAAATCCCGCTTATACCCGAAGTAACGGAAATACCAAAGTCTGACCCTGTTCCCCTCACTCCCGACGGTAATCTGACCCTTGTAGATGATGTTGCAGGGGAAAACGCCGAGGATAAACAGTTTGTAACCCTTGTTTCCAAAAACGGAAATTACTTTTACTTGGTAATTGACCGAGCAGGTGATAAGGAAAATGTCTATTTCTTAAATCTTGTAGACGAGGCAGATTTGCTTGCACTCATTGAGGGAGAAACCACAAAACAACCTCAAGTGCCACAGGTATGTAATTGTACCGACCTTTGCGAAGATGGAAAGGTAGACCCGAATTGTCCTCTTTGTAAAAATGACCTGACCAAATGTACCGGAAAGACCACAACGCCGACCCATGCTCCTGAATCAAAAGAAAAAAAAGATGGAGGTACAGGCGGTACGTTACTCCTTTTACTAATTGTGGGCATGATCGTAGGCGGTGCGTTTTACTATTTCAAGGTGCTAAAAAATAAGCCGAATACCAAAGGTAATACCGCACTGGAGGAATATGACTTTGAGGATGATGAGGACACTGACGAGGGCGAATATGAGAAAGAGTATGAAGTCGAGGGAGCGGAAGAAAGTGAGGCTGACAGCCTATGA
- a CDS encoding C40 family peptidase, translating to MSRKSKRPFRPAGKVSRLTFTEEERSDPILEKPLKKAEKAADKLEKAQAKVPKIKSLATERTFDAKTGKAKVRLYFEETDKPKPPSKLSHAVKTIPQRELLNKIHKEIRESEQDNVGVEAAHKTEQGIEFGAGRVLSAYRSHKLRPYRQLAKAEKQTVKAEVNYLYHKSLRDNPDSMTNPISRWQQKQAIKKQYIANRYGKGAKTAHQAAKNTKVAVQKTASAAEKITQFLVRNKKGILIALGIGAVIMFLISAVSSCSIMLEGGFQSVVGTSYTSEDEDIVAVDEDYEALERALQERIDNIESQYSGYDEYQYHLDEIGHNPFTLASYLTAKLQVYKRSEVQAELRALFDQQYTLTVREEVQVRYRTETRTDTWTDEDGNTHSDTYTVEVPYDYYILHVTLKNKDISILAESHLTDEQHKMFGVYMETQGNKPYLFEGNIYAPNKGEYTDYDIPPDALTDPDFAALIKEAEKYLGYPYVWGGSSPSTSFDCSGFVSWVLNQSGVYPMSRTTAQGIFNQAAKIPPNEARPGDIIFFTGTYASSGAVSHVGIYVGNGMMIHCGNPIQYASVTTPYWIEHFYAYGRLN from the coding sequence ATGAGCCGAAAGAGCAAAAGACCATTTCGTCCTGCGGGTAAAGTGTCAAGGCTTACCTTTACCGAGGAAGAACGCTCCGACCCTATCCTTGAAAAGCCGCTAAAAAAAGCAGAAAAAGCGGCAGATAAGTTAGAAAAGGCACAGGCAAAAGTCCCAAAGATAAAAAGCCTTGCAACAGAACGCACCTTTGATGCCAAAACAGGCAAAGCAAAGGTGCGTTTATATTTTGAAGAAACGGATAAGCCAAAGCCACCCTCTAAGCTGTCCCATGCTGTTAAAACCATTCCACAAAGGGAGCTGCTTAATAAAATTCATAAGGAAATCCGTGAGAGCGAACAGGATAATGTTGGTGTGGAGGCGGCACATAAGACGGAACAAGGGATAGAGTTTGGAGCAGGGCGGGTATTAAGTGCCTACCGCAGCCATAAATTAAGACCCTACCGTCAGCTTGCCAAAGCAGAAAAACAGACGGTCAAAGCCGAGGTCAATTATCTGTATCATAAAAGTTTAAGAGATAATCCTGATTCCATGACCAATCCCATTTCCCGTTGGCAGCAAAAGCAGGCGATTAAGAAACAGTATATTGCCAACCGTTATGGAAAAGGTGCTAAGACAGCTCATCAGGCGGCTAAGAATACAAAAGTGGCGGTTCAAAAGACAGCAAGTGCCGCTGAAAAAATCACACAGTTTCTTGTCAGAAATAAGAAGGGAATCTTGATTGCTCTTGGAATTGGGGCAGTTATTATGTTTTTGATAAGTGCGGTTTCTTCTTGCTCCATTATGCTGGAGGGCGGCTTTCAAAGCGTGGTAGGTACTTCCTATACTTCCGAGGACGAGGACATTGTTGCCGTAGACGAGGATTACGAGGCACTGGAACGAGCATTGCAGGAACGCATTGACAATATTGAAAGCCAGTATTCAGGTTATGACGAGTACCAATATCATTTAGATGAAATCGGACATAACCCATTCACCCTTGCCTCTTACCTGACAGCAAAGCTACAAGTCTATAAAAGGTCTGAGGTGCAAGCAGAATTAAGAGCCTTGTTTGACCAGCAATATACCCTTACTGTCCGGGAAGAAGTACAGGTGCGTTACCGCACAGAAACACGCACCGATACATGGACAGATGAGGACGGGAATACCCATAGTGATACCTATACCGTAGAAGTCCCTTACGATTATTACATTCTTCACGTCACGCTGAAGAATAAGGACATCAGTATTCTTGCCGAGAGCCATTTGACTGACGAACAGCACAAAATGTTTGGCGTGTATATGGAAACACAAGGCAACAAGCCTTACTTGTTTGAGGGCAATATCTATGCTCCCAACAAGGGCGAATATACTGATTATGACATACCGCCCGATGCACTGACTGACCCTGACTTTGCCGCCCTTATCAAAGAGGCGGAAAAATATTTAGGCTATCCCTATGTGTGGGGAGGCAGCTCTCCCAGTACCAGTTTTGACTGTTCCGGCTTTGTGTCATGGGTATTAAACCAATCGGGTGTATACCCGATGAGCCGGACAACGGCACAGGGCATTTTCAATCAAGCTGCTAAAATCCCCCCAAACGAGGCAAGACCCGGTGATATTATCTTTTTCACTGGAACTTATGCAAGCAGCGGTGCAGTATCCCATGTGGGCATTTACGTTGGAAACGGAATGATGATTCACTGCGGAAATCCCATACAGTATGCCTCTGTAACCACTCCTTATTGGATAGAGCATTTCTATGCCTATGGGCGTTTGAATTAA
- a CDS encoding antirestriction protein ArdA translates to MSKEIKAFAVNTRAYDEGDRDLGEWVSFPVTKEEIKAVYDRIGIDGTHFKEIFLDDFKTDVAGLDKILSVHTDIDELNYLALCLSELPQSELAKLEAIAEISPFKDIKSFIDFAPNVDYYVLIDGVKNAEDLGNYYLYKSGMVQMPEEWKAGIDPKAFGEHILKDELGNFTKTGYLIKSDDFWLDDYCGKGDIHKDFLVSPQAIFKPSAKEKPSVMEQLGKTKEQAVKLQSPMKKSELER, encoded by the coding sequence ATGAGTAAAGAAATCAAAGCATTTGCCGTAAACACCAGAGCTTATGACGAGGGAGATCGGGACTTAGGAGAATGGGTATCATTCCCTGTTACCAAAGAAGAAATAAAGGCTGTCTATGACCGTATTGGCATAGATGGAACACACTTTAAAGAAATATTTCTTGATGATTTTAAAACAGATGTAGCCGGACTGGATAAGATTTTATCCGTTCATACCGATATTGACGAGTTGAATTACCTCGCTCTCTGTCTATCAGAGCTGCCCCAATCGGAACTGGCTAAGTTGGAGGCCATTGCGGAAATATCCCCTTTTAAGGATATAAAGTCATTCATCGACTTTGCCCCAAACGTGGATTATTATGTTTTGATTGACGGTGTAAAAAATGCGGAGGACTTAGGTAACTACTATCTTTACAAATCCGGTATGGTACAGATGCCCGAAGAATGGAAAGCCGGAATCGACCCGAAAGCCTTTGGCGAACATATCTTAAAAGACGAATTAGGGAACTTTACAAAAACCGGATATTTGATAAAATCCGATGATTTCTGGCTTGATGATTACTGTGGAAAAGGAGATATTCACAAGGATTTTCTTGTATCCCCTCAAGCAATTTTTAAGCCATCTGCAAAAGAGAAACCCTCTGTTATGGAGCAGCTTGGAAAAACCAAAGAACAGGCAGTAAAACTTCAAAGTCCTATGAAAAAATCAGAGTTAGAACGATGA
- a CDS encoding VirB4-like conjugal transfer ATPase, CD1110 family has product MTKADRREISTAILRARNTNKKEKSAQDSIPYLRMFPDGICHVMDRFYTKTIRFQDINYQLAQNEDKTAIFESWCDFLNYFDSSIKFQFSFLNMTANAKDYESSISIKPQQDDFDSIRTEYADMLHNQLAKGNNGLTKTKYLTFGIEADSIRIAKPRLERIENDLWNGLKRIGVSVESLDGKERLKLCHNMIRMDGNEPFRFDWKWLVPSGLSTKDFIAPSSFEFHEGRTFKTGGKYGAVSFLQILAPELNDRVLADFLDMESNLLITMHIQSVDQTKAIKTIKRKITDLDKMKIEEQKKAVRSGYDMDIIPSDLATYGGEAKKLLADLQSRNERMFLMTFLVMNTADTKQQLENIVFQASGIAQKHNCTLVRLDFQQEQGFMSSLPLGFNQIAIQRSLTTSATAIFVPFTTQELFQSSGEALYYGLNALSNNLIMVDRKRLKNPNGLILGTPGSGKSFSAKREIANIFLITTDDIIICDPEAEYYPLVNRLNGQVVKISPTSTDYVNPMDINLNYSEDENPLSLKSDFILSLCELIVGGKEGLQPVEKSIIDRCVRLIYADYLADPVPEKMPILEDLYNALESQGEKEAQHIRAALEIYVTGSLNVFNHRTNVDITNRLVCFEIKELGKQLKKLGMLVVQDQVWNRVTVNRAEKRATRYYMDEFHLLLKEEQTAAYSVEIWKRFRKWGGIPTGITQNVKDLLSSREVENIFENSDFIYMLNQASGDRQILAKQLNISPHQLSYVTQSGEGEGLLFYGNVILPFADKFPKDTELYRIMTTKPNETEKD; this is encoded by the coding sequence CTGACAAAGGCAGACAGACGGGAAATTAGCACCGCTATTTTACGGGCAAGGAATACCAATAAAAAGGAAAAATCAGCACAGGACAGTATCCCCTATCTGCGTATGTTCCCCGATGGGATTTGCCATGTTATGGATCGGTTCTACACAAAAACCATACGCTTTCAGGACATCAACTACCAGCTCGCCCAAAATGAGGATAAGACCGCAATTTTTGAAAGCTGGTGTGATTTCCTTAACTATTTTGATAGCTCCATTAAATTTCAGTTTTCCTTTCTCAACATGACCGCCAACGCAAAGGATTATGAAAGCAGTATTTCCATCAAGCCACAGCAGGACGATTTTGACAGTATCCGTACTGAATATGCAGATATGCTCCATAATCAACTTGCAAAGGGTAATAACGGTTTGACGAAAACGAAATATCTTACCTTTGGAATTGAAGCAGACAGCATTAGAATTGCAAAGCCGAGGTTAGAGAGGATTGAAAATGACCTGTGGAATGGACTAAAACGGATTGGAGTATCGGTGGAGTCCCTTGACGGAAAGGAACGCTTAAAGCTCTGCCATAATATGATTAGAATGGACGGGAATGAGCCTTTTCGCTTTGATTGGAAATGGCTTGTGCCATCAGGATTGTCTACAAAAGATTTTATTGCTCCGTCCTCTTTTGAGTTTCATGAGGGCAGGACATTTAAAACAGGCGGTAAATATGGTGCAGTTTCCTTTTTGCAGATACTTGCACCCGAACTCAATGACAGGGTACTTGCTGACTTCCTCGATATGGAAAGCAACCTGTTAATTACCATGCACATTCAGTCCGTTGACCAAACAAAGGCAATCAAGACCATCAAGCGAAAGATTACAGACCTTGATAAAATGAAAATTGAGGAACAGAAAAAGGCAGTTCGTTCCGGCTATGACATGGACATTATCCCCTCTGACCTTGCTACGTATGGTGGAGAGGCGAAGAAACTCCTTGCAGATTTACAGAGCAGAAACGAGAGAATGTTTCTTATGACCTTTCTTGTAATGAACACTGCGGACACCAAACAACAGCTTGAAAATATCGTATTTCAGGCATCGGGGATTGCCCAAAAACATAACTGCACTTTGGTAAGATTGGACTTCCAGCAGGAGCAAGGCTTTATGTCCTCTCTGCCCCTTGGATTCAATCAGATAGCCATTCAGCGAAGTCTAACTACTTCTGCTACCGCAATTTTCGTTCCCTTTACCACACAGGAGCTATTTCAATCAAGCGGCGAGGCTTTGTATTATGGCTTAAATGCTCTAAGCAACAACCTTATTATGGTAGACCGAAAACGGCTGAAAAATCCTAACGGCTTAATTTTAGGAACGCCCGGCAGTGGCAAGTCCTTTTCTGCAAAACGTGAGATTGCAAATATCTTTCTCATTACTACCGATGACATCATCATTTGTGACCCAGAGGCAGAGTATTATCCTCTCGTCAACCGCCTAAACGGACAGGTGGTAAAAATCTCTCCCACAAGCACGGACTATGTAAATCCAATGGACATTAACTTAAATTACAGCGAAGATGAAAACCCTTTATCGTTGAAATCTGACTTTATCCTGTCCTTGTGTGAGCTGATTGTAGGCGGGAAAGAGGGACTACAGCCTGTGGAGAAAAGTATTATAGACCGCTGTGTCCGTCTTATTTATGCTGACTACCTTGCCGACCCCGTACCCGAAAAGATGCCGATTTTGGAGGATTTGTATAATGCCCTTGAAAGTCAAGGAGAAAAAGAGGCACAGCATATCAGAGCCGCCCTTGAAATTTATGTGACAGGTTCGCTTAATGTATTTAACCATCGTACCAACGTGGACATCACAAACCGCCTTGTCTGCTTTGAAATCAAGGAGTTGGGTAAGCAGCTTAAAAAGTTAGGTATGCTTGTAGTGCAGGATCAGGTTTGGAACAGGGTAACGGTAAACCGTGCTGAGAAACGTGCGACCCGTTACTACATGGATGAGTTTCATCTGCTGCTGAAAGAAGAACAAACGGCGGCTTACAGCGTGGAAATTTGGAAAAGGTTTAGAAAGTGGGGAGGGATTCCTACAGGTATTACGCAGAATGTCAAAGACCTGCTATCCTCTCGTGAGGTGGAGAATATCTTTGAAAACTCTGATTTCATCTATATGCTCAATCAAGCGTCGGGGGATAGACAAATTCTTGCAAAGCAGCTTAACATCTCTCCTCATCAGCTTTCTTATGTGACCCAATCGGGCGAGGGAGAAGGACTACTGTTTTACGGCAATGTGATTTTACCATTTGCTGATAAATTCCCGAAAGATACGGAGCTTTACCGTATCATGACCACGAAGCCGAATGAAACGGAAAAGGATTAG
- a CDS encoding type IA DNA topoisomerase, producing MKLVIAEKPSVAQSIAAVIGATDRKDGYMEGKDFLVSWCVGHLVELASADSYDEKYAKWQYEDLPILPPDWKYVISKGKEKQMKIIGELMKRTEVTQLVAATDAGREGELIFRLVYEKLSCKKPVKRLWISSMEESAIAEGFRNLRNGSDYELLYQSALCRAKADWIVGINATRLFSVLYGQTLNVGRVMSPTLAMMVEREENISAFRTTPFYTVQLDLGGFMVSGEKLQDKKEAEILCNDCDGQNVTIETVEQKEKSEKPPKLYDLTTLQREANRQLGFTAEQTLEYVQNLYEKKLVTYPRTDSRYLTEDMKDTVPAVVETAAGFFSLQNPSVNMKQVIDNSKVSDHHAIIPTMSVKNCDIQSLPYGEQEILRIIALRLVCAVGESCRYAETVITAKCNSSVFSAKGKSILDDGWKSVEKLYLADKKEQTQEEKDAALPHACQGEVFSAKATIKEGKTSPPKHFTDDTLLSAMENANNAMEDAERKGIGTPATRAGILEKLIKTGLAERKGEKKTKYFIPTPKGISLITVLPEAIKSVQLTAEWEEQLKQIERGTLSPKTFLESISYMTKDLVSTYEVIKEANTLFPSKIQSIGQCPRCKGSVIENKKGFCCENRNCGFALWKESKFFTAKKKALTKAIATELLKKGKAILTGCYSEKTGKTYDAVIILDDTGGQYVNFKMEFPAKKGGKK from the coding sequence ATGAAATTAGTAATAGCGGAAAAACCATCTGTGGCACAGAGCATTGCTGCTGTTATCGGTGCTACGGACAGAAAAGACGGATACATGGAGGGAAAGGACTTCCTTGTATCGTGGTGTGTGGGGCATTTGGTGGAGCTTGCCTCTGCCGATTCCTACGATGAGAAATATGCTAAGTGGCAATATGAGGATTTGCCTATCCTGCCCCCTGATTGGAAGTATGTCATTTCAAAAGGCAAGGAAAAGCAAATGAAAATTATTGGAGAGCTGATGAAACGCACTGAGGTTACACAACTTGTAGCTGCTACCGATGCAGGGCGTGAAGGAGAACTTATCTTCCGATTGGTATATGAAAAGCTCTCCTGCAAAAAGCCTGTTAAAAGACTTTGGATTTCCTCTATGGAGGAAAGTGCCATAGCCGAGGGATTTCGTAATCTCCGCAATGGATCAGATTATGAACTGCTGTACCAGTCCGCTCTGTGCAGAGCCAAAGCAGACTGGATTGTAGGCATTAACGCCACTCGCCTGTTTTCCGTCCTCTATGGTCAGACTTTAAATGTAGGCAGAGTGATGTCCCCGACCCTTGCCATGATGGTGGAGCGTGAGGAAAATATCTCTGCTTTTCGTACAACACCATTCTATACCGTACAGCTTGATTTAGGTGGTTTTATGGTATCGGGAGAAAAACTTCAAGACAAAAAAGAGGCTGAGATTCTGTGCAATGACTGTGACGGTCAGAATGTTACCATTGAAACGGTGGAACAGAAGGAAAAGTCAGAAAAGCCGCCGAAATTGTATGACCTCACTACGCTCCAAAGAGAGGCTAACAGACAGCTTGGTTTTACCGCAGAGCAGACCCTCGAATATGTTCAGAACCTTTATGAAAAGAAACTTGTAACCTATCCCCGTACAGACAGCCGCTACTTAACGGAGGATATGAAAGATACTGTTCCTGCTGTGGTAGAAACCGCCGCAGGATTTTTTTCGCTCCAAAATCCGTCTGTGAACATGAAACAGGTCATAGATAACAGCAAGGTATCCGACCACCATGCCATTATCCCTACTATGAGCGTAAAGAATTGCGACATTCAATCTCTGCCTTATGGAGAACAGGAAATTTTAAGGATTATTGCTCTGCGTTTGGTTTGTGCTGTGGGCGAAAGCTGCCGTTATGCGGAAACCGTCATAACAGCAAAGTGTAACAGTTCTGTATTTAGTGCAAAGGGAAAAAGCATTCTTGATGATGGGTGGAAATCGGTTGAAAAACTCTACCTTGCTGATAAAAAGGAACAGACGCAGGAAGAAAAAGATGCAGCCCTGCCACATGCCTGCCAGGGCGAAGTTTTTTCTGCTAAAGCAACTATTAAGGAGGGCAAGACCAGTCCACCTAAACATTTCACAGACGATACACTGCTTTCCGCTATGGAAAATGCTAACAACGCAATGGAGGATGCGGAACGTAAAGGGATTGGCACTCCTGCCACTCGTGCAGGGATTTTAGAAAAGCTCATTAAAACAGGACTGGCAGAGCGTAAAGGAGAGAAAAAGACAAAGTATTTTATTCCGACACCAAAAGGCATTTCCCTTATCACTGTTTTACCGGAGGCAATCAAGTCCGTACAACTTACCGCCGAATGGGAGGAACAGCTAAAACAGATTGAACGAGGAACACTTTCCCCCAAGACCTTTTTAGAAAGTATATCCTACATGACAAAAGACCTTGTATCCACCTATGAAGTCATCAAAGAGGCGAATACTCTTTTTCCATCAAAAATCCAAAGCATTGGGCAATGCCCTCGTTGTAAAGGTTCGGTTATAGAAAATAAGAAAGGCTTTTGTTGTGAAAACAGGAATTGCGGTTTTGCCTTGTGGAAAGAAAGCAAGTTTTTTACGGCGAAGAAAAAGGCTTTGACAAAAGCCATTGCTACAGAACTGCTGAAAAAAGGCAAAGCCATTCTTACAGGCTGCTATTCAGAAAAGACAGGCAAGACCTATGATGCTGTTATCATTCTTGATGATACGGGTGGTCAGTATGTAAACTTTAAAATGGAGTTTCCTGCAAAGAAAGGAGGCAAGAAGTAA